One part of the Plasmodium yoelii strain 17X genome assembly, chromosome: 13 genome encodes these proteins:
- a CDS encoding replication factor C subunit 3, putative has product MIDVKPSKIDEQIPWVEKYRPGVLNDIISHEQVISTIRKFVEKGELPHLLLHGPPGTGKTSTILAVCKELYGESRSSFVLELNASDDRGITVVREQIKTFAESKNHYNICERTSLKLIILDEADHMTFPAQNAMRRIMENYAKNVRFCLICNYVNKITPAIQSRCTSFRFSPLKEEYMLNKALDIAKSENVNLTKNGVESLIRVGRGDMRRILNCLQVVSLSHKNMVIDENVILSTLDIPLPSEIKFILEHLTKSTIKESYEIITKLQEDKGYSIKDIMICLYETVLTYDYPDSAICLLLKNFGEIEERCASGATEQITLSSLISAFIEFRNELFKLKYEPNKA; this is encoded by the exons atgatTGATGTTAAACCCTCCAAAATTGATGAGCAAATTCCATGg GTGGAAAAATATAGGCCTGGCGTGTTAAATGATATAATATCACATGAACAAGTTATATCAACTATACGGAAGTTTGTTGAAAAAGGTGAACTGCCACACTTGCTTTTACATGGCCCACCCGGTACAGGAAAAACATCTACAATTTTAGCAGTATGTAAAGAACTATATGGAGAATCTAGAAGCTCTTTTGTATTAGAATTAAATGCATCAGATGACAGAGGTATAACTGTGGTTCGAGAGCAAATAAAAACATTTGCTGAATCAAAAaatcattataatatttgtgAAAGGACCTCTTTAAAACTGATTATATTAGATGAAGCTGACCATATGACATTTCCTGCGCAAAATGCTATGAGAAGAATTATGGAAAATTATGCTAAAAATGTCCGTTTTTGCTTAATATGTAATTATGTTAATAAGATTACACCAGCTATACAATCAAGATGTACATCATTTCGATTTTCTCCATTAAAAGAAGAATATATGCTAAATAAAGCTTTAGATATAGCAAAATCAGAAAATGTAAATCTTACAAAAAATGGTGTAGAAAGTCTTATACGTGTTGGGCGTGGAGATATGAGAAGaattttaaattgtttaCAAGTAGTATCACTAAGTCATAAAAATATGGTTATTGATGAAAATGTAATATTATCTACATTAGATATTCCATTACCTAGTGaaataaaattcatattAGAGCATCTTACAAAAAGTACTATAAAAGAATCATATGAAATTATCACAAAATTGCAAGAAGATAAAGGATATTCAATAAAAGATATTATGATATGTTTATATGAAACTGTTTTAACTTATGATTATCCTGATTCGGCCATTTGCCTTCTTCTTAAAAATTTTGGAGAAATAGAAGAAAGATGTGCTTCTGGTGCCACTGAACAAATAACCTTATCTTCTCTAATTAGCGCATTTATTGAATTTCGAAATGAGTTATTTAAATTGAAATATGAACCAAACAAAGCATAA